In Carya illinoinensis cultivar Pawnee chromosome 10, C.illinoinensisPawnee_v1, whole genome shotgun sequence, one DNA window encodes the following:
- the LOC122279855 gene encoding tyrosine decarboxylase-like: MDALNSNHELMKHSSFHNTNNPLDPEEFRRQGHMIIDFLADYYLNIEKYPVLSQVQPGYLRKRLPESTPYNPESIETILQDVQDHILPGVTHWQSPSYFAYFPSSGSIAGFLGEMLSTGFNVVGFNWISSPAATELESIVMDWLGEMLQLPKSFLFSGNGGGVLQGTTCEAILCTLVAARDQMLRRIGSQNMGKLVVYGSDQTHCSLQKAARIAGINPSNFRAIKTTKRTSFSLSPDSLRSTIYEDIDAGLIPLFLCATVGTTSTTAIDPIRSLSDVAKDYGLWLHVDAAYAGSVCICPEFRHVIDGVEGANSFSLNAHKWFLTTLDCCCLWVKDPSALIKSLSTNPEYLKNKATDSRQVVDYKDWQLTLSRRFRSLKLWFVLRNYGVAKLRDFLRSHVNMAKLFEGFVTSDKRFEVVVPRSFAVVCFRVLSPGMGKAASNANGTTTNGHTNGVNGHVNGHANGKGDDHDHNYMKEASTNELNRKLLESINKSGLVFMTHSVVGGVFVIRFAVGATLVEEKHVITAWKVVQEHANAILISENY; encoded by the coding sequence ATGGATGCCCTCAATTCCAACCATGAACTCATGAAACACTCGTCTTTCcataacacaaataatccacTGGACCCTGAGGAGTTCAGGCGTCAAGGCCACATGATCATAGACTTTCTAGCTGATTATTACTTGAATATCGAGAAATATCCTGTTCTTAGCCAAGTCCAACCAGGTTATCTCCGAAAACGCTTGCCAGAATCTACCCCATATAATCCTGAATCCATTGAAACCATTCTCCAAGACGTGCAGGACCATATACTTCCTGGTGTAACTCATTGGCAAAGCCCTAGCTATTTTGCTTACTTCCCATCCAGCGGAAGCATAGCAGGGTTTCTTGGCGAGATGCTTTCCACAGGATTCAATGTGGTTGGCTTCAACTGGATTTCGTCACCAGCTGCGACTGAACTAGAGTCAATAGTCATGGATTGGCTCGGAGAGATGCTTCAGCTGCCCAAGTCTTTCCTTTTCTCGGGCAATGGAGGCGGTGTGCTACAAGGGACTACTTGTGAGGCCATTTTGTGCACACTCGTCGCTGCTAGGGATCAAATGTTGCGCCGCATTGGGAGTCAGAATATGGGAAAGTTGGTGGTCTATGGATCTGACCAAACACATTGTTCACTTCAAAAGGCGGCAAGGATAGCCGGAATCAACCCAAGTAATTTCAGAGCCATCAAAACCACCAAGCGCACGTCATTTTCGTTGTCCCCGGACTCCCTACGATCAACCATTTACGAAGATATTGATGCAGGCCTAATCCCTTTGTTCTTGTGTGCCACTGTGGGGACAACTTCGACAACTGCAATTGATCCAATAAGGTCGTTAAGCGATGTTGCGAAAGATTATGGCTTGTGGCTCCATGTCGACGCTGCTTATGCTGGAAGCGTCTGCATTTGTCCTGAGTTCCGACATGTCATTGATGGTGTTGAGGGTGCAAACTCTTTTAGCCTCAATGCACATAAATGGTTCCTAACCACTTTAGATTGTTGCTGCCTTTGGGTCAAGGACCCGAGCGCCTTGATAAAATCACTCTCAACAAATCCTGAGTACTTGAAGAATAAGGCAACCGATTCAAGGCAAGTGGTGGACTACAAAGACTGGCAGCTTACCCTAAGCCGAAGATTCCGATCTTTGAAATTATGGTTCGTGCTTCGAAACTATGGCGTGGCTAAGCTTAGGGACTTTCTTAGAAGTCATGTTAACATGGCCAAGCTTTTTGAAGGGTTTGTCACATCGGACAAGAGGTTTGAAGTTGTTGTTCCCAGAAGCTTTGCTGTGGTTTGCTTTAGAGTTTTGTCCCCAGGAATGGGTAAGGCCGCATCAAACGCAAATGGTACTACGACAAATGGTCATacaaatggcgtaaacggccaCGTAAACGGTCATGCAAATGGAAAgggtgatgatcatgatcataacTACATGAAAGAAGCAAGTACAAATGAGCTTAACCGGAAGTTATTGGAGTCCATTAACAAGTCTGGCCTTGTTTTTATGACTCATTCCGTGGTTGGCGGTGTGTTCGTGATAAGGTTTGCAGTTGGAGCAACTCTAGTGGAAGAAAAACACGTTATCACGGCTTGGAAAGTGGTGCAGGAGCACGCAAATGCCATACTTATAAGCGAAAACTACTGA